In Phaseolus vulgaris cultivar G19833 chromosome 3, P. vulgaris v2.0, whole genome shotgun sequence, the sequence tcactataacaactaattattttttatttataaaattgattttcatttcatattttttttagtgatataaTGCACGTAATAAAAATAGAACATTAGGCAAATTCCTATATCTCTTAACATCTAATTTAATGAAtattaaatttccaaaattataaacaaatataGCTTTCATTGCTACAATTACAACCAAATAAGATTAAGGTCCCATTTGTGTTGCCGGCCAAACCGTTTCCCATATTCGTTTTTGTTACCATCTTCATGCAAATATATGCTCACACTTTGATTCTTTCATCACtttcactttatttatttatacatacCCATTGAAGGGATGCCCTAATTATTAGTCTCTTAGATCCATTTGCattcaaatatttgaaaaattgaagaaaaaatggGTCGTGGGTTTCAAGTTCGAGCAGCTTCAATTACCATAGTTGCTCATTTGTTGTTCATAGCAATAACAACCCTTGTGTTACTTTGGTTGCTACACTTCCGAGAAGGTGTTGCCTTCTTCACCTCTTCCAACCCAATCAAGATTTTCAATGTCAGTTCTTCATTAACCATGTAATTCACTGTGTTGTTGTGTGATATTTGGCTACTATAACATGTTATTTGCTTTTATATATGCAGCTCCATCCACTTCTAATGGTGATTGGATTCATTCTAGTTGGTGGAGAAGGTAAGCAAATTTCATGCTAAATTCCCattatttttctgaaattttttctggaatttatataaaattgggtaatttttatcttttattttcaaaatgaatcgttttttaaaataatatgaagTTGGAGAAGTTGTGTCATGACATGACTTCATGTGAAAGAGTCGTGTCAATATGACATGATTTTTGTCAAGTCAAAGTGAAATCGTATCAAGATGACGCGATTTTAGGTTAAAATGATTGCATAATCTATAATGAAATCGTAATATCTTGACATGACTTCTTTAACTTGgtaatattttataaagtaaAGAAAATGTTAGTTTGATAACTTTTAGAGTTGTATACAACATTTGATGTGATAGGTTtggaaataaatatatatagtaaaggataaatttgtaattaaatgatatgaaaaaatattaaaataatagtattgaaaGTTGTAACgtgattgtataaaaaattgggATTCTCAGTATATCATTACGCATAAAGTAATCTCATCTTgataataagagaaaaaaattgtcctagtttaaaaaaaaaaacaacaattcCTTTGGAACTTTAATACTAAATTTGAAGAAGAATAATGCTATGAGAACAACATTTAGAGTCTCAAATTTTGATGGTTGTTCAAGTGTCTTCATTTTGTGTTGTAACTTACACAACAATATTACTTGCAACAGCTATCATGATATACAAGTCTGTGCTTCAAAAAAGGAGGTCAATGAAAGTGGTTCACCTCTTATTGCATCTGGTAGCTCTGGTGGCTGGAGTTTTAGGGATCATTGCAGTTTTCAAATCAAAGAAAGATGCTGGTCTTCCTGATATGTATACATTACACTCTTGGTTAGGCATGTCAGCAATATGCCTATTTGCTTTACAGGTACCTATACATTTcgtataagaaaattattaaatagaaattaattttagataaaaaaaataattagttgttatattaactaaattagatattattttagagattaaaaaaattattgatttttaaattagttttcattattgaaaaatagttgtatctaattagctaccaagatttttgttaccaaatttaaaatctaaataattgatagttaaaatctttattgaaaaataataattatcaaattatacataattattgtatgtaatattgtatccaattatatgcaataatttaataatgataaaatctcATGATGagaattagattgtaatttggagagacaAAGTCTAAGTATATAtacataagagaataaaaactttttcttttttcttacataccattttcttataattttggtagttaattagatactaatttagaaactatttatcaataaaaataataatttaaaaacaaataatttacattatctttaatttagttaatataacaattaattattttttatgtctaaaattatttttatttaataattttattgtagtgttgATTTCTAACTTCATTTAAATCATTCCAATTTTCTTTGTGATAATTTTCTCatgataatttttgtttttcagtATATCATGGGGTTCTTCTCTTATTTCTTCCCTGGTGCAGAAATGTCCACTAGAGCTTCCCTTTTGCCATGGCACAGGTTTTTGGGCATGGCCATATTCCTTCTTGCAGTTTGCACAGCTGAGACTGGTTTGCTTCAATATTTCCAGTTTCTACACCTTTTTCGCAGCCAAGAGGCACTCATAGTCAATTCCACTGCTCTCTTACTCTTCCTCTATGCTCTCTTTGTTACTCTTTCTGTCATTCTCCCAAGAAATTATTCATAAGCTACTTTACAATAACATTCACTAAACTTATGTAATTTAATTATCATGTATAATTATTGTAAAGATTTGGTTCAAATAAAATCTAACCTCAAGTTTCCTATATCGttaaaagatattaaataatataatcattagtggttaattatttttttttctaaaattattattatttaatgattttattgtagtgtgaATTAAtgaatatgaaattttttaaaagttaatatctaaaattttgatagttaactaaataccaatttaaaaattatttattgataataaaacagaaaaagttattaacctttcttctttctcactGGATTTGACAATAGACCAGAAAGCCATCGAAAAATACCTCCAAAATGCGCCAAGGATCACCAACAAGACTCAAATTCTAAGATCTTTTAAAAACCTAATGAGGCTATTTCGGTCATTTCACCTATGTGATATAATGCAAGTTAGAAATTGATATAGTACATTAAGCAAAAGTCTTATTTCACGTGTTCAAGTTATTCTTAGGGTTGGCAATAAATTagaggcttcttcttcctgcacctctacgtttttcttcctgctcCCCTGCAATTTTGTAAATTCCAAAACTGACCTTcaccttttatttaaaaaaactagaGTTTTTTAGGTTACCGGATTCATCaatctgggagtgtgctacggattcatcaatttgtgagtgtgctacggattcatcaatccggaagtgATTCGTGCACTTTTTCAAATAAAGGGGTGTTTCGAAAGTAACTTGttgatttccagatttttgaaTCTGGAAGTCTAATTTTTGTTACGGATTGATGGATTCGAAAGATTACTGGATTCACCAATCCGAAATATTACCAGATTCACCAATCCAGAAGATTACTGGATTTACCAATCcggaatgcaaaaaaataaatgcgGATTTTCTATTCTGTAAAATTACCAAATTGCATTGTCcggaagaagaaagagtagtGTGGGTCTTATATGTATTttggaatttttaaaaaataatagggatatttttgtctttgcattacattgtgggggtgcaggaagaaaaaggcagaggtgcagaaagaaactgCCTAAATTAGACCGTGCGTATCGGGCCTTAGCccaaataaaaaatgcaaaGTGGATTAGACATTTTAGCCTGCTACGCACTACTCTGCATAATTTTTTGGATGTTTCTCCCTGCACTCCAATAAATAGCTTTCTGCACCCCATTATTATTGGAAAAGACCATTTTATcccttttaaaaatgatttccGCATTACTCTTTTCGAAATATTTCCACAACATACTTTCTATAACATATTTTATGAATTCCAGatttatcattccaaaaattcaaaaattatgttttggaaagaatattttaaatgatattttgTCTTCCAGATTTTCTATTCTAAAAACAAACTTTACTTATGAAACCCTTATTTTAGAAACACTTCTTCTAACGGAATCCTTATTTCGGAATTATCCAAAATTATAGGATAATTCTAGTATTTCAAAGAATATAGGGt encodes:
- the LOC137808819 gene encoding probable ascorbate-specific transmembrane electron transporter 1 → MGRGFQVRAASITIVAHLLFIAITTLVLLWLLHFREGVAFFTSSNPIKIFNLHPLLMVIGFILVGGEAIMIYKSVLQKRRSMKVVHLLLHLVALVAGVLGIIAVFKSKKDAGLPDMYTLHSWLGMSAICLFALQYIMGFFSYFFPGAEMSTRASLLPWHRFLGMAIFLLAVCTAETGLLQYFQFLHLFRSQEALIVNSTALLLFLYALFVTLSVILPRNYS